The genomic interval GGCACACTAGTTATTTTACTGATGACTTTCACCTAAGCTAAACCACAATGAAGTAAAAACTGATAGCATATTTCCTTCTGAGGTTGCTTCAAATTTTGCTGGGTCAGGAAATAAGTAAATGTCCTTCCAAACTCCCACAACCTGTAACAGCAATTAAGGGTGTGTCACCTAATTACCAAAATGGATAAGAGAAGGCAGCCATCCCTAGACGTAAGTGTTAACAAAATATATGATGTATGTTAGCCAAAATGGAAGTTACTTCCCATCTGAAACAGTGGCAAAAGAATGTGGGGGCAGGACTGGTAGTTAAAGGACTGGATTGGGGAAATCATGATTCTGGTTCTGTTCTCTACTTATACAGAAAGAATTGTgacagtaaaataagaaaaagtctcAAAAACATCAAAATCTGCCTTGGCATAAATAGCCCAAAACCACCATACCAGATTTTTATGgtatgatggatggatgaattttATCTTCTAAGGAAGGAAGTAAAAGAATGACTCACTCAcaattttaaattgtaataaGGAACCTGAAATTGCTCCACCCAGACCCATTTCTCAGATAACCACCAACCCGAGGGCAACTGCCCTCCTACAGAAATGGGCCCAACAAAGTTAGTTACTAATTAGGAAAAATCATCCAATTATGCTAACTTGCTGAGGCTGGCAAGCCACGTTTTACTCTGTGTAGGCAGAATATCATGCAGAACACACTTGAGAACTGTCTataaaaaggcaaacaaaacAGTTGAGATGAGAAGGCATTCCATACCGGCTTCCGCAAGTCCTGCTCCGCAACGCGCTTGCCCAGATACCATGTCTCTCCGACTTCCCAGCGGCTCCAGGAGGGCCTGTCCGCGTCCCACCACAGGATCGCTCCGGCTGTCGGGTGGGGGGGCCAGCTTTGGGGCTGGAAATGCCTGCAGCATGCCTGGAATTGGAAGTGGCTTCTCGTGTGCTTTTGGGGGCAGCACCTTGGGAAATGCAGGCGGAAACAATTCCTGTGCCAGCTTCACTGTGAATGAGGGGGGACTCCTTTCTGGCAATGAAAAGGTGACCATGCAGAACCTCAACGACCGCCTGGCGTCCTACCTGGACAACGTGCGAGCTCTGGAGGAGGCCAACGCAGACCTCGAGCAGAAGATCAAGGGCTGGTATGAGAAATTTGGACCCGGTTCTTGCCGTGGGCTTGATCACGACTATAGTAGATATATCCCTATAATTGATGATCTCAAAAATCAGGTAAGAAATTACACTTCGCAATCATTTCTATGAATTTTCATGTCTTTTCCTTCCCTCGCTGAATACTAAAAACATTTATCATCTCTACATGTAATTTCttaaaaggcatttccatttagCATTGGAGATAAGCTCTAAGTAGATTCAGTTGTTGAACCTCATGATTTAAAATGTCGCtatctaaaaattatattaattttgattCGTTCCATTTCCTAAGCTACAAAAAacactttgggtttttttaaaattattgattgtgataaattgcctttaaaaaatcaaactccCCCTTTCTAGATCATCGCTTCCACCACCAGCAATGCAAATGCTGTTCTACAGATCGATAATGCCAGGCTGACAGCGGATGACTTCAGACTCAAGTGAGTAAGCTCTTGGAGTGAAAGATTCTGTGAGGATTAATGTGAAGCATTATATTGAATTCATTTTTTGATCCTTCCATTAAATAGTACCAAGTCTTATTGCAATGCTATAAAACACTTGGGTTTAAAATAAGCAgaatgttattacttttttatactttctctaTGAAATATAAAGTATGAATGGTTATGTTATAAAAGTAGTGTTTAATACCCTGGTTCTTTTTCTGTCAAAGAAATACctcaaaatagagaaaataataattatcataCAATAAACTTGGAAAATGTCTCTTGGGGCCAAATCTGTTACAGTACTTCCAAATTCTAGACCTCTAGTATTTGATCTTTGATTGGTGACCATTTCTCCAACCGTGTGACAAACTGGAAAATCATGAACACTCTTTCAGGTATGAAAATGAGCTGGCTCTTCACCAGAGTGTGGAGAGTGATGTCAATGGGCTGCGCAGAGTTCTGGATGAGATAACCCTGTGCAGAACCGACCTGGAGATTCAGTATGAAACCCTGAGCGAGGAGATGACTTACCTCAAAAAGAACCATAAAGAGGTAAGAGCTGACTGGCTACATTTTAACCACCGTTCTGCAGACACTATCTACCTGATAGGAGATAATGTGCTTGACTTCTTAAACAAGAAGTTGGTCCTAACCACACAGTATCAGACAGACAGGAGGCCTGAGTTGTCTTCAGAAGTGGCAAAGTGTTTGTACAGATTCACCCTTGCTCTCTCATTGTTTCCCGTGGGAAAACAAAGAATCATCTTTTCCAGACCAATGGGGGTGACAAGAGCAGTGTTTGGCTAGATAATTATAGCTAAATTAATATGGCACAATTAAAAGATTACATCTAATTAAATTAAAGATGTTAAGGACAGCCAAAGGAAATTTGATCTAAATTTCTATGTAACAGTGGCAGATTTAAGACACTTAAACATTTACTCCATACACATATTAAGTATCTAGATACACTTAATATCAATACATATTCTTAATAGGTAGGCTATAAAAATAATGAGGCTGAAATTAAACTGTGATGTCAAAATTTACACTTctaaataaacaatatatatcCAAAATGGTCACCATGGGAAGCTAAATTCTAAATCGGACCATATAGCCACTACTCTAGACATACCTCTGGAATTGTTTTGTGAACCACTGTGTTCTAAGAatatctttattctttaaaaagaaatttgataCTTTCAAACAGCAAAATAACTTCGATAGTTAAGCCAAATGCTTAAAGAAGATCAAGTAAAAACGTTGCTTGATTCGCCATGAAGCTATCTTGTAAATCTAACTATTTGaagaacatttatataaatatactagTTCAAGTATGGCTCTAACTGCCTGGTAGTTACTAACAAATTTTTGATGAATGGAATTGACTCACAAACCCTCGTgtaactttttgtctttttttttttttctgcttaaactgggaaagttttcccTAAATCTTCAGAAGTAAAAACCTAACTGGAGATAGAGAAGGCATGGGTACCACCAAGGAGGAATGAACGCTAGAATCACCTGATGGACTTGGTacagggaggaaagaaagcctcattATTATCATTAGGACCAATCTGGGGTCtgggacatggggggggggggtttctgcAGCAGAGACGTAGGCTGGTCCAAGTTGTTTCAGTTGTACAGTCTTAACAGGGATGTTGCCTTCCACAATCTTAGAACTGACTCACTGCATCCCAACAGCACACACCTCAGATGGAATAACATGAAATAATATGCAAAACTGATTTCAACCTCTAGGATAATGATAATGACCATAATGACTagcatttatttagtatttaaatGCCAGGTAGTACTGCCGGTCTCACATCTTTCAACAATACAGAGAAGGATATTTTTTATCCTCaattttcagataagaaaattgagacaTGAACAACGTTCTCAACTTCATCTAGCTACTACAGGGCTGAACCAAAATTCACATAAAGACAGGTTTGACACCAAAGTCCATCATGACAGTATAATGTTCTATGTAAGCTTAATAGCTTAATAGACAACTAGGATTCTTTAGAAGATGTTCTTCCTTTACtaattatatacaaataaataagtttaaatttttaaataagtataaatatataaatacttatttttttaactttttaattgatgagagagagagagagagagagattggtttGTGGTTCTACCCATCTATGCATtcgttgattgattcttgtatgagccccGACTGAGGATGGAACCTACAGCCTTGGCTatccagacgatgctctaaccaactgaactacctggccagggctccagaaatatttatttgttcataattATTTCCACTGTTCAGAATTATTTGGACTCAGCCCTCCCACCATGTTCAGGCTGTGTTCAGGATATAGCTGAATGGAGGACACATCAAAGTTGGTCTCAAAGTAGAATAATGACCAGTCTACCAAGGTGGAAACATTTCAACTATAAATGAATAGAATAAGAGATGATGAATCCCTCATCTTCTAAATTTTATAAGGACTTTCCTTTGGAAAAGGAATTGAGACTTTTTCTGGGCAGCAGAACTAAAACGGATCGATGAATGGGAGTTTGTGAGCTGGAATTGGGTGCACCGTAAGAAAGACCTCTGAAGCATTGACAACTCCAAGAATGAAACAGGCTATTCAGGGAATTAGTGACTTCACTGTCATTGAAATTTATGTCCACcagacatgaaataaaaaatgtagagGGAGCTCATTCCACAGCCTAGGAGATGGAACAGGTGAACGCTAAGAACACTTCCAAAGCTAAGCTTAGACCTTCTATGAGATCCCTGCATAGCTGAGCTGCACACTTTCTTGCCTCTAGGAGATGCAAGTTCTGCAGTGCGCCGCGGGGGGCAACGTGAACGTGGAGATGAACGCGGCGCCGGGGGTGGATCTCACGGTTCTGCTGAACAACATGCGGTCCGAGTACGAAGCCCTCGCCGAGCAGAACCGCCGGGATGCGGAGGCCTGGTTCAACGAGAAGGTGCGTCTTAAACAGGAAACAAGCCTGCCGCATTTTGGTGATGTTCACCCAACTAAGATTTGCTCCCTCACTTACACCTTTCAGAGCGCTTCCCTGCAACAGCAGATCTCCGAGGACGTGGGAGCCACAACCTCCGCCCGGAACGAGCTGACCGAGATGAAGCGCAACCTCCAAACGCTGGAGATTGAACTGCAGTCTCTCCTAGCCACGGTAGGAGAGGACAATTTCTTACCGTCTCCTAGGTTAGCGTTttaaatatgtgcctgttggttTTGAAAAGCTCCTATCCATGTTGAGAATATAtccatatattattttatgtaattaacTTAAAACATAAAGAATAGGATTTTATATAGAACAGCTAAGACAGCAACGTCAAATGTCTTTAGGCTTATTCTACCAAAAAGAAAGACTTGCTCATTTTAAGAGTATCACAGAGTCTTCTTAACCATGTGCCaatgtgaaatctaaaataattatagGCAAAGTGAGCAAGAGGAGAAAGTCATATATCAAAGCAAGTTCATCTATCTGTATATCTGTCTGTTCCTTCATTGGGTCCTTACAGAAACACTCCCTGGAGTGCTCCTTAACTGAGACCGAAGGCAACTACTGTACGCAGCTGGCCCAGATCCAAGCTCAGATCGGGGCCCTGGAGGAGCAGCTGCACCAGGTCAGAACCGAGACCGAGGGCCAGAAACTGGAGTACGAACATCTCCTGGACATCAAGGTCCacctggaaaaagaaattgagaccTACTGCCTCCTCATTGGTGGAGATGATGGGTAGGTAAAATAATGTAGAGAAGTAATATACTGAAATCTGCATGAAACTTAGATCTCTGGAAAGCGAACATAAACAGATTCTACACTTCTTACCATAGACAGCCAAATAGTAAACATGATACTCTATTGCCAAGATACAAATTAGCAACATCTTACAAAACCAAAATGCAACAAGCCCTGTATGGGagatatgaacatttaaaaatcaccTCTTGGTGCTAACGCAAATGTAATCCACTGAAAGGTGTACACCAAACATCTAAAGAAAACATAATAGTGAATCTAGAGATGAAGGGGTTCTCTCCAATTCACTCCTTTGTGATGTTTCCAACAATATATAATTACAGAGCTTGCAAGTCTGGAGGTTACAAATCTAAAGATTATGGATCTGGAAGCATGGGAAGTCAAGGCAAAGGTAATTAAAAGTAAATTCTACTTTTATGCTGTACTATTTCATTTTCAGTGCACAGATTGATTGCTTTTATATTCCcagaattatattatatataagaatagatacaggctgacctgtggtggtgcagtggacaaagtgctgacctggaatgctgaggtcactggttcaaaaccccagcttgcctggtcaaggcacatacagcaactaCTGttcgttgatgcttcctggtcctcctagcctttctctctctctctctctctctctctctctctctctctctctctctctccactctctaaagtcaataaataaaatcttttttaaaaaacaccaaaaaaagaaTAGATGTAATAAAGATTTGTAATAGATGTCAGTGAGTACTAGATGTCTAACTTTAGTAATGTGTGCTAATTTTAAACAAAGGAACATGTCACCATGTTTTTAGCTAATCAAGAaatcaaaattcaccaaaaatgaATCTAAGAACTTGTGCTTATTACCTAGTTCATCCCATAGAAAAagtctattatttctttaatcaatataatttcctgttctttttttttttttaagtttattgtggtaaaatatacagagCACAAAATCTAGCACCTTAACcatttctgtgtgtatgtttCAGTGGCATTATGTACATTCATATtcttgtgcagccatcaccaccatccatctctagaacttttttcatcttctaaaactgaaactctatatccATTCAACAAAAactctccatttcctcctccccagccctggcaaccaccattctactttctttaTGAATTTCACTACTCCAGGTatctcatataagtagaatcgtACAGCATTTGTCTTCTCTGACTgagttatttcatttagcataatagccccaatattcatccatgttgtagcatgtgtcaaaatGTTCTCCCTTTTTAGAGCTCAATCCTATTGCCTCATAtgtttataccatatttttttatctactcatccattGTTAgaaacttgggttgcttccacattttagctattgtgaTCTTATTCATCGTTCCTTAACTCTCTAAtatctccttttaatttttagatcCGCCCAAAGCCATAGTGGTAAAGAAAGTTCTTGAGGAGGTAGACCAACGCAGCAAAATACTGAGCACCAGGCTCCACTCCCTGGAAGAGAAATCTCAAAGCAATTAATTTGAGACACAAGAGCTAGCATATGCCAAATACTTTCTGAGAAGAAAAGGCATTATATATCTGTCCAGAAAAATGaccaaatcttaaaaaaaaaacacctgtctgtccctttgtctTTCTGTTACTGAAATATAAGCTCTAGCAATCAATAGTGGTATCTCCCCATTCATCTGGAAGAATACCACATACAAATATGATGACTCATTTGATTATCTTATAGAAAATCTTGTGAATTCTGTGTTCAATAAACCTTCTTCCTTTAGCAATTTATCACTGATTGATGGTATTGTCTTACATTTAAAAGGTCTGTGTCTGTGGTACAGATATATGAACACCTAACAGCTTTTAATTtatacaaaaactttaaaatattaacagattTTCAAGAGGCTTTTCCAACAATGAAAATGAGACAAATTCAGAatgaataaaagtatttttactttaatcctCAATTTGTCATACTCAGACATAATAAGTCTATTCCCTTTCATACAGCTAGAATGTATACATTTCAGGTTTatatgtaaaatgaggataataatagtacttctttcagatttttttttctgtatttttctgaagccggaaacggggagagacagtcagacagactcccgcatgcacccgggatccacccggcacgcccaccagggggcgactctctgcccaccagggggcgatgctctgcccctccggggcgtcgctctgttgcgaccagagccactctagcgcctgggacagaggctgaggagccatccccagtgcccgggccatctttgctccagtggagcctcggctgcgggaagggaagagagagacagagaggaaggagaggggaggggtggagaagcagatgggcgtttctcctgtgtgccctggccaggaatcgaacctgggacttctgcacgccaggccgacactctaccactgagccaaccggccagagcccaatAGTACTTCTTTCAAATGGCATTATAAAGGTTAAACAAattattataaagtatatttattgaataagcattcaataaatgctaacttatttttaatacctgatatttatgattaattttcaaatatcatttcccttttgaatatatgtttaaataatattctaaatGGAAAGAAGTTTAAAGCAAAAGTTCTGGTTTAGAATTCAAGTTTAATTAATGAAGTCACACTTGTATTACAAAGTACATCTGATGTTTATTACTTTCTTGACTAATGGATTCATCCCTAATAAAGGGGGGAAATTTAATGAACTGAAAACATAATTTCATCATATCAAATGATATCAAATGTGAGCCCTAGAGATCTAGTTGATCATCAGTCCTCTATGGATGGTTAACCATATCATAATCCATCCATGAAAATTTGATTTCAAGCTCTATCTGAAAACATGAAGCAGAAAAGGTGATTGCGGTTCTTAGGGGCACTATatccttgaattatttttattgtctttttttttctctttcttcttttccaagtgagaggaggggagatggagacagtctggggcaatgctctgctcatctatggccatgcttgcaactgagctgtttttagcacttgagacagagacaccatggagccattctcagtgcctggagccaatgcactccaaccagtcaagccatggctgcaggaggagaagagagagagaagagaggaggggtggagaagtagatggtcacctctcctgtgtgccctgaccaggaattgaaccctggacttccacacgccaggccaatgctttacaattgagccaactggccagggccttgctgtCTATTTCTAATGCATTCTTAGCCAGAGGCCAATAGAATCAAATGTCTTTTGTCagattatataaaacaaaaacattacaatCTTGGAGAAAATTTATCAGTTCTCAGAAAAAGAGTATCAACAGTGAACTTACTTCCATGTAGTGAAATGAGTGTTGGGTGAAATCAGGAGCCTCAGGTTCTAACCCTGGTTCTTG from Saccopteryx leptura isolate mSacLep1 chromosome 2, mSacLep1_pri_phased_curated, whole genome shotgun sequence carries:
- the KRT25 gene encoding keratin, type I cytoskeletal 25, whose translation is MRRHSIPASASPAPQRACPDTMSLRLPSGSRRACPRPTTGSLRLSGGGASFGAGNACSMPGIGSGFSCAFGGSTLGNAGGNNSCASFTVNEGGLLSGNEKVTMQNLNDRLASYLDNVRALEEANADLEQKIKGWYEKFGPGSCRGLDHDYSRYIPIIDDLKNQIIASTTSNANAVLQIDNARLTADDFRLKYENELALHQSVESDVNGLRRVLDEITLCRTDLEIQYETLSEEMTYLKKNHKEEMQVLQCAAGGNVNVEMNAAPGVDLTVLLNNMRSEYEALAEQNRRDAEAWFNEKSASLQQQISEDVGATTSARNELTEMKRNLQTLEIELQSLLATKHSLECSLTETEGNYCTQLAQIQAQIGALEEQLHQVRTETEGQKLEYEHLLDIKVHLEKEIETYCLLIGGDDGACKSGGYKSKDYGSGSMGSQGKDPPKAIVVKKVLEEVDQRSKILSTRLHSLEEKSQSN